The genomic region gctaCTAGGTATAAATATATGATATGTTCATGAGTTTCAATAACATGAGTTTGTTTGTTCTTGAATATAGGGTGAAAAGATGACTGCTCATGACCCTATGCAGAAGGAAATGGCTAGAGAGAAGAAGGAAGAGAGGAAACACGAGGCGGAGTATGAGAAGCAGGCCGCGAAAGAGCACAACGCCGCGCAGAAACAGACCACCGGAATAGGCACCGGAACTCATAGCTACACGACCACCAATGTAACCGGCCATCGCACAGGCACCGGCGGGATTTAAACTTAGCGGACGTAAAGATGTGTTCcttgatggtttttttttttaatggaaCTATGCTTTATTTGCTTGTGAGTTGCTGTTTTCCGAGTGTTGTATAGTTTGCTTATGATGTAATAAGGCACTACTTGTCATCAataatacctttaaaccttttaAGGATACTTCCTCGGTGTGTATGTAACCAGAGATATCAATGATCATACATATGGTTTGGTCTTGTTATTCTTGTCCTAGAAACGAGTTCTGTATGATTTTCTAACATTTTGTCAATATTctgtttttattttctatttaCGGTACATGCTATATAAATATGTTGCATATtatctttattttatttgttgAAGCTATAAATTTATACACAACATTACAATAATCGTCATTAAGGTGGAAGCAGGTCATAAACAACGTACTAAAGCTTGTTTATGAGCAATCAAGTGAATCTTATTAATTGTTTACACACAACACAACCGAATAAAACTGTGCGCATGAGCCTTGTTACTTGTTTACATACAACACCGTCACTCTCAAGTGAACTCGAGGCAGGTAATTGAACCCAAACTTAAACGTGTTAAaatttagtttatttaatttattttagtatttaatttattttaggggctgtttggcaacatctgaatggttaagtgctgaaccagtaagaggtctgaaccattaagtgctgaaccagtgagaggtctgaaccattaagagcatgtataatgcttaaccgttcagaggcaaatgtttgaccaattcagattagaggtcttaaccattcagactttgtataaattttaactattcagaggcaaatgtctgaatcattcaaacatgtgctcgtgaaacaaacagtctaaaccattaagtgctgaactagtaagaggtctgaaccattaagagactcattaagaggtaaacaaacagccccttagtgaACTAAAAAATCGATTAAGTCGATCATAACTCGAACTTAAATGTGTTGAGTTGAACTCAATctgaatttatttttattttattgagCTAAAAAATCAATCAACTCGAACCAACTCAAACTTAAATGTGCTAAGTTGAACTCGAACTCAATTTATTTTATTGTAATTTATCTTATTGAGTTGAAAATTCAAGCTCGAGCCCCGCTACAAGAAAACCCAGCAGTACCAGCGACATCAATAGGGCGACGTCGTGCAATAGCGGCGTCAGCATCAACTGTCATTGCTATTGCACGGCGACACCACTATTGGTGTCGCCGGTAATAGATCAATCTGTGTGACTTTTTCAAGATTCACTCTTGGCCCTTGATGAATACATGATCAAAGGGCTGGTATTCTTCCCAAACAAACACGCACTTCATATTCAAAACTTTTTCATTCTCCTCAAAAAAACACAGCACCATCGTCACTTCAACAAAGCATCTTTACCGGAGCACCATCGTCACCGCAGCACCGTCGTCACCGGAGCATCTTCATCTTTACCGGAGGAACTTCTTCATCAGCGGAGCATCTTCTCAGAAAGCTAACTAGAGCATCTTCTTCATCAGCGGAGCATCTTCTTCAGCACCATTGTCACCGGAGTATCTTCTCTATCAACCACCACCGTAGTTCTATGTAGAAATTGTGTAGCTTTGTAGTTTTAGGTAAAAAACGactttgttttgtttgattgtATGGATTAAATACATGAGATTTGAATGATGATATAATGCTCCTTTGTCTTCCATCTTTGTTTGAGGTTTTGGATAACCAGTTTATTACTTCCAGGTTATTACTTCGTCTCCGGTGAAGTTTCAGGCAAAACTCCGGCTAAAGCATTAGCGATGATATGTACCAATAGCGGCGACCCTTTAGCGGCGACATAAGCGGTCTTTAGCGGCGATCTTTAGCGGCGACATAAGCGGTCTTGAGTGGTGACATCTGTCGCCCCTACTGCCCCGTTTTCTTGTAGTATAGATTGAACTTGAACTTAAACGGCTCCAGTTGAACTCGAGCTTAAACATGTCAAGTTGAACTCATACTTAAACATGTTTAATTTTGTTGAGCCTCGAGCCAGCCGTTTTTATCCTATATTTATACTACAATATTTCGTCTTAGAACAGTTAAATTTAGGAGAAGGACCCGTATTAGATTTTTATTTCCATAAATTGATTGAGGTGTCTCTTCAAACGGAGCAGAACAAAATTCTAAGTAAATAGGGATCGTAATGACACAGTTTCAAGACGAGTTTAGGTAATTCCAACCTCCATATCTGATTATAAAAGTTTGTCTCATTATACCCGGCTCAAATCCTGTCACGTATCTATCGAGTAATTAGCCGTCAGGTATGAAGTATACTcgttaatttattaaaaatattcaTTAGGTAAACCCCGACAAAACATATTGTGAATCTATTGGGTAACTACTAATGAATATAGAATATATGTACATAATCATCATAATAACGTCTCCTAGTAGCTACAATGTAtgaaaaagaaataaacaaaacatATCATAGCTTATAATTATGGAGTCTCTTATCAAACTATAAACTCATAGCATTAGATTTAGaaattaaatatttatttgttgtAATTCAAAACACAAATTAGCCGTGAATTAAGGATTACCGGGTATTTGAGTCTAGATTTAGAGACACTTTTTTTGACAAACGACAAAGTCAGGATATCAGGGATATATCATAGAGTAAACATTTCGTATAAATACAGTTATggtacaaaacgtacgaatgatatagaaaaataaaaaaaggtgatgacattttcgtaattattctATTAATaaagtaattatcaaaattactctacaaatgcattaaacaacataaaatttaaaattatTCTACAAATATATCATAATTACAGAGGCTAAAATTAAAGATGATCACATGTTTAATTTACACTCATATAGAAGGTAATAAACATGTTATTAATTATGAATAatgaattttaataattttatcTATTGCTTTTTGGCTGACAATAGTCCCAACTTCaaatgtcgcaacccccgtccccttattacccgggaacgggcggccgcggccagtatcagtggtatcggtgtttatcattatttGGCAACGGAATTTACATCGGTactgtagttaggaaatattttatcagagtaaaacaccacattttatattaataaatatattgggataaaacccaacttttcattacaaactaatttatagggataaaccttattttattgaaataaaacttattctttatttttagtaacttttatagccacttttccaagccttcagtgctgtccagctggcttctatttggctttcacattttgttacctgaaacgcacttaaaaacattttgtcagtgggaaatactggtgagtgaatcccaatttaatcaagacagTTTTTATCAGTTTTTAGTTATTGAGagtgtaagtgcagttcctgcagggtaactgtcgcttatcagttctggtcaaccaaatcagaagtccaagttaaagtcaacgataatgaagaattcaagaccacatgaagaccatgcactgatcaagggggagtttgttaatgcactttgggtgaaaagtgcatgccttccaattgttagggtttttattgtacatgtcttgaaacttagtccaaggtttatccttggacaAGTTGTCCAAGTTTCTGTCTAAGAATTTTGGTCAGGGGGTTGGTTTTAGTGTAGATTGGTTTGTCCGAGCTTTACtccctagtctatatatatgtgttgtataggaTTATGGTACATACACACACAGAAGAACAAGAAGAACCCTTGAGTGCTTGGTGCACCTCTCACAAGATTCCATCCATTCTCCATCACTCTGtgtattctagagagagagggagactatgtgttagtgagagaaagctagggtttagatctttgtgatctacatccagcttgtagatgatgtatactcctttggtttatgtaatctgtgatgactgattcatcaataaagagattcatcttctacatatttctatcttgttcatattttgttcttcatgtcttgaaatCAAGTGCAAtatttgatgttcgtcatcgatccggtgctttcacagtggtatcagagcatggttaccgattcggaatggtctaaccgccttccgaatcaccattgctcttgatttgatgtttgtttccgccaaacatcttgaagacttgaagattttGGTCCAGATATGAAGATATTCGAGCTGTGTTGGGGAGAACTGCAGGGTTTTTGgtagatctagggttttgatctgAAAAAGGCTCTGTCCGGATTTTTGTAAGTGTTTTACTAGTCCGAGTTTCCATTctgttgtaggatcgtttgctgacccgatgagtcgtttAGAAGAGATcttagactaatccagaggcggaattcattgaattagtctttgtaaagcttgatttcactctttaacgtctcctgtattgattatATATCAGATTACAAGTTCGTGGAGACAATcggacagggcttcgcctttacaccTTGAAAACACACACACCAGACTACCTGGAACCGCTCATATGTCCATATATATAGGAGTtatgggccgctcatatggacaagtccatatgagcgatccacatGACTGCCACTCAAGCGATCCAAGAATAAGTCACTATGAGCGGTCCAGCATCTaatccatataagcgatcctatctaaaacaagttttctcattttccgttcactatacaatcagccctatcctaagactcgaactaagatgtagtcgacagacaactgcaccaacagactcccccttgaatgttgacggaatcttcagtgagagtcttcaatcatttccagctcttcactcttgttcggtcttcttcaggaactcagcctggaatcaaatcttctaCAGGAACTTCTCCCTGAAAacatatgcctggatctttctctggttttaACTATCATCaaactccccctatcatcatgctaggatctctgtctggaaatcgttatcaccattgaaatcaactcctggctttctctgtagcaacaggatcagaaacctgcaaaactcaaccactctatcacaaaacaaaataattgtgattcaacttaatgaatcaactaatcatttgataACTTTTTTCAATTAACCACtgattcacaaatttgaaacattccaatttctgattcaatctaatgaatcattttaaacatttcaaacaatttaaccaacctgtctgttcatcaagtttagcctttgagattttgaaaatcagctcttcaacatcagtcgtcaaaaatctttttggatttttcaaaatatgaaacgtaaATGTACAGACAAGAATTTAAACGcagaacaaacatatttttgtgagtttgtgcaagaggatcatatcagtttttgagacacatcacaagcaccgttaagcttctaatcattttaagttctaaacgattcacgtagattgacgatataattgtcctcttaaatttttatacaattttcaatctattcaggatactatttagatgttttatgaatttttataaaatttaaaaaaaaaaaatagaaaatttgaaaatgtcaaaaacattaaaaattgtaaaaatgagttttgttgcgaaacaagaggaaatgatagtaaatcagtggactatcgcagcacgctaaagaaatgtaatgcaaaatgtgataaacggtctcactgatgatgtgacgataggtttttatacatttagtagatttattcgggatataaacctaaaatttcaaacttgtgaaattcatgtgtcccacctcttgaatatactcccgtatccagaatcccaatattcagtcttacaggtatgaacactacaatgatgtctgtatataaattaggggaaagatgcgaaaactgagggatctcaggtcagaacttccgttcagcagagagatatcagcttcgacttagcagtgtgtcccctttagaggatctttttagctacaacagatgattatcaattttattgtctaatcaactgagggctttatgctatgtttcaagcattttgcggaaagtattagccaaggactaggtcagaactaccgttcagcagaagtcccggaataataccccagacatcatagagtataaacacctagtatatcagaatacgagatctttcaaacgagatttcaggggttacctatatatccaagcagtgttccccacgaatttcacaagtttgaaattttaggtttatatcccgaataaatctactaaatgtataaaaacctatcgtcacatcatcagtgagaccatttatcacattttgcattacatttctttagcgtgctgtgatagtccactgatttactatcatttcctcttgtttcgcaacaaaactcatttttacaatttttaatgtttttgacattttcaaattttctattttttttttaaattttactccccctaaaatcaaaatatgtttcaattttgattttctgggaaaatttgaaacaaaatgTACAAAAAacgacaacatgatgagaatcacatcaattctccatccacctggcataaacaatcagaactccccctcacaacaaactattttcccataatgatttcaaaacacttaagtttgttttaatcagaatggtttttccggaaaataagtttcgttatttttaccttttgtaaaatggggttcaaatcatcactttgtttaccaaattcttgaatgataattaaatcaagtccaattcaatgaccttgatttaaccacttgtaagatctacaccaatcactaccatacaaccacttgtaggtttagcaattaaactcttcaaacctgtttttcaaccaattaccatctttaggttgaattctcaagatgccgattcctactcctcgcttacaaacctgggagttccggcaagtcctgcaacttctcaaacagatttagaaaaatgccgattcatgatccgcaataccatcttgggatctccggcaagttagggtttttcatttaaacagattcacccaagcctgacgatccttgggtgatttcgaattcttgttcaacaatggtggaaaatttgcatcatccattactaaacctgaattctccttttttacttcaaccaaaggctcctctggttttaacgaaccagaatcattgcctgaatgtggcttgtctgattttgacctatcagattcatcgccgacatgtggctcctttgtttccgaagaaacagattcatcgccacagAATGttacctttttcttcttcttctcctcttttgtccccagatttgtatctgatgaattctttttgcttgtctttgcaactgagggagtagattcatcagaactgttattctatttatcccgtgaacccgaggacaaaatcttctcaagatactctctcgccttctttctctttttcctcagtctgtctttctgcccctgtgaaagctttactttcttttcttgagttgactgttcttgaactttaggtttcagaaccttctgttcctggggcttgactttgactggaatcttttttgccgatttctgagaattagccctcaatctttcattcgatttccttgggcaatatATGGCAacgtgacctttgatgttgcaattaaagcaccttctggtctcataactccaatactggcagttaacagcaatgtgtccgtgatatccgcagctgtaacacactctgttatcgtaccgatcaccattttgagtccaaacgctcagatcaaagcattgtttggcttggtgatattcttttctcaaaCTTGCTGGATTttgctttgaagcactgtggtccaacctgcaccacttattaccaacaatttttgagttttcattttttactttttgtgattttttcttttgattggatgaacgatctgatgaacttttaatATCTTTTTGagcaattttctcatttttaattttttgtttctgttctgctttcttcttcaaagatttttgcttcgagcattcacccttttcagttgattgcagaacagtgttctgaaatttttcctttttatcatcagatttttcaccacaatctttaactttgactttgtcaaagtttgtgactttgtcactcattggaacagagttgattggttttggacaaggaatattcaacttgtcagatgaagttacaaaaccgatcaatttcttttcaagttcatcaattctgttcctcgaattctcagcttcactttcaagctgagagattctttcaagatgagacttgattgaattttcattttcatttttcaagttttcaagaacatatttttcattttccaaaacatttatctgttcttgaagtttcacttcattagctttcagatttttgttctccaattttatccagaaatcttcattttctgatgatttctgtttgctttcaaaaacctttacattttctttcaacttcttgttttccaatgtcaaactgttcagattacttaacagtttgtcattttcaactttcaacttctcacaattttcctgaaccataagaatctgcttatcatcagcttgcttcacatcttctagcttcttgacttccgatgtcaaactttccgcatccttcaagagtttgtcattttcagtcttgaagcgGTCACATTTTGAACAaactgatgcagaacttgaatTTTCATTCTTCACGGATTCTTCAATCTTCggcacttgttctttctctatcttataaGTACCTGtaccaaagattgtaacaagatcaagaggatttctattatcatcaatataacagcctcttttcatatcatacaccgACTTTCTTTTTGTTCCCAAACAAaaattgattcttttgtttatttcttttatcacttctaaactcaaatcttccaaatttatttttatcttatccaataattctctcttcttttgataattctcataatcgtgatttttaagttcgccgatgaatttattcagagttaattttgaaaaattagaattttctttcaaatttttcaaaacatcatcccattcaactgataaaccattagcgaactttgataccatctcagcttctgatatcactatttgattttccttcaaatagtctatcaaacgatcaaaacgtttctccagatcatccaatttttcatctttcttactcaaaaagcctttgaaacgttcataccaaatttcttttgatattttctgatacgaactactaagatatcctcgataccaactATTCATTCTCTCAAGATCATTGTTTTCTTGCACATCAAACCTCATAGTCATTTTCCAAAATATCCCGACAAATATTTTGTGAACACAAACACGAACCAGATGTCCAAATCAGAGAATCGAATGAGCGAACCAAACAATCCAgaccaaataagcggtccaagctaaacctatgagcggtccagacaacTGTACTAATAAGCGGTTCAGACAGATTctgttcgagcggttccagaactGTTCGAACGAGCGGTTCACACACTGATCGGATAAGCGATTCAAGCAATTTAACTTGGAGCGGTTCACAATTTCTAATTTGGAGCGATCCAAGTTCAATTGATCAAATGAGCGGTCCAACTATGTCTGAACGGGCGGTCCAAGAACTATACAATTTCGAGCGGTCCAACAATGTTCAGAAACGCGATCCAATTTCGGACATCAATTTGATCCACTATTTCTTTGAATTTcaacaccaaactttccaggatttgtctTTGTACTAAcgtgcacaatccctgagattttgagcaagtttcgaccgtgaaaaatatctgaatctgaaaaagaatgagtagaagagaGAAATtcgagcgaaaatcgagctaaacggtaagaattcttcctcctgagctctgataccacttgtaggatcgtttgctgacccgatgagtcgtttAGAAGAGATcttagactaatccagaggcggaattcattgaattagtctttgtaaagcttgatttcactctttaacgtctcctgtattgattatATATCAGATTACAAGTTCGTGGAGACAATcggacagggcttcgcctttacaccTTGAAAACACACACACCAGACTACCTGGAACCGCTCATATGTCCATATATATAGGAGTtatgggccgctcatatggacaagtccatatgagcgatccacatGACTGCCACTCAAGCGATCCAAGAATAAGTCACTATGAGCGGTCCAGCATCTaatccatataagcgatcctatctaaaacaagttttctcattttccgttcactatacaatcagccctatcctaagactcgaactaagatgtagtcgacagacaactgcaccaacatctGTGTCTGTGTTTCCGGTGTTTTGGTGAACCAGTGTGAAGTCACACTGGGGAAATAATCCAGAAGCTTTTCTTTGAGCGTTGTCCGAGTTTTTACTCACATTTCTTTAGACTCCGAGTTTGAAGTCAGCAAAACTGGGTGTGTGTTCTGAGTTTACTTATCCGACTTTGAGGTACTCCGAGTTTTACACTCTATCCGTCCGAGTTTTAGTCTGGTTCCGAGTTTTTGGTTTCTTGGCCCAAGTTTCTTGTTCTTTATATTCCGGGTTTTACTTTCTAAGCATTTCAATCATTCCAAGTTTAAGTTTTTGTCTTAAATGGTCTGAGTTTTAGGATTACAtcatttccgggttttattgTTTAAAAGTTGGTCCGGGTTTTACCTTTCAAAATAGTGACCGGGTTTTTCAGTTTGAAAGTCTTTTTATCTGGGTTTTACCTCTGAACAAGTGTCTGGAGTTTAAGAGGTGTTTTCGGGTTTCCCTGTTACGTTCCGGGTTTCCTTGTCACAACCTTCCGTTCCGAGTTCTAACTGTTTCTCGGTTTGTTTGCTTTCTTTTAACCAATGTCCGGGTTTATATCTATGTGAGGGTTAAATTTATTCCGAGTTTTCGAGTGTTTAAAACTCTTAAAACTCTTCTGAGTTTTCAGTCCGAACTTTTAAAACATGAAGCTCAGTTCTGAGTTTTCAAGTGTATGATCGAGTGTTTAAAACTCTTAAAACTCTTCTGAGTTTTCAGTTCTGAGTGTTTTAAAACATGAAGCTCAGTTCTGAGTTTTCAGTCTGAACTTTTAAAACTCTTCCGAGTTTTTGAGTATCAGCAGTTCCGAATTTTAAAACAGATTATTCCGAGTGTTTAATAGTCCATTCTGAGCCTTAGCTGTGGATCTGATCTAATTCCGGTTTTTAATCAGTTCCGATATGTTTCAATTCTGATATCAAAAGTTTTACTTCTGACTTGTGTTCAAAAGTTTCACTTCCGAGTTTTGTTTAAAGGTTTGTTGGTGTTGTTTCCGAGTTTAGTGTGTTATAGCTCTGAGTTTTAACAACAACAGTCTGATGTTCACAGCTTTTAAAGTCCGAGTTTTTTCTGTCCGAGTTTTAGTTCCGAGTTTTAACCACTTTTGGAGTGCGAGCTTTAAAGTCGGATTGGAACTGTTGGGTTTGTTCCAAGTTGTTCCGAGTTTTAAGTTTTAATAAGTCTGTGTTATTAAAATTTGGTTCCGAGTTTATTGTTCCGGGTTTCTTCAGAGTTTCCTTTATTTCTTTGCTTGTTTCGAATTCCTTTGTATTTTACATACTGTTCTGATGATCTGATCCAACGTTTCAAGAGCTTTCGGGTTTTACGAGTTCCGAATTTTCTAgaattccgggttacctggggtaccggatttTTAGCTAAATTTAGAAGTTTGTGTTGTTCAGAAGTTTCGAGGTGTGCATGTTCCGAGTTTTTCTAGTTATTctgggttacctggggtaccggataacTAACTAAGAGTCAGAATTATTTGTAGTTTGGAAACTTGAAGTCGGCTTCAGATTATCAAAAAGTTTTATGGTACTTATGTTGTCTGGATCAAGTGAGGAGGTGAAGAGAATAAGACttgcttggatttttgtattgtttacaaagaaatagggggagtaaaaattttgaaattcctGTTTTCTTTGTAAACCAAAAGCTTGTGGTGCTACATCgaaacaagttcatgtttactatCTTTGAGATTAACTTAGTGTTAATCTTACCGGTGGTGAAGTGTTTATAACATGAAGCAAGTTAGAGCTAGTGTATGATTGAGTTTTGTCAAGTTTGTTCGAGGTTTAATCAAGTGTTGACGTGATGAAGCAAATTGTTCGTTGGCAACTAGTTGAAGGTCATGCCTTTATCATATGCCggttagagtagagaagattagtctTCTTGGTACCTCTTCCAAGTTGGTGACTGATCGGATTCTCGAAATAGGGGTTCTTACATTGAGGGGGAGATCAGAGACGAAAGTCATCGGGAAATTGTTGGATTTGTGAAGATACGAGATTGGATCTTGAAGATTCTAGATGAAATGATCTCAGACACTAAGTTGAAGACCTTGATCAAGATGGTGAGTGTACATTTTCAAAGTCtggtttgttattaacttatcgaacCAAACTTCATGTCTTTGCGGAATTTTGAAGTTTTTGATGTTAGGCATTGGAAATCCAACGTTTCGTTCTTCTACCGGTTAAgtttgaagattaatgtatcgagcgatattcttacatgtggttgtaggtcggttcgcgttaacttgattctggagtagtttgagggggaggatctGCAGTGTTTGATGTCGGATTCTTCGGGTTTCTCAAAGCGGCCATttaagtgatcgtcagcaagtctttaattagaagggttgaagatcgcTGTGCTCTACCTAAAAGATTAAGTCTCAGCTAAAGTTGAAAGCATGTATGATATCAtcagtcaagggggagtctgtaagtgcagtatccggtgattgaagattatcgatgccacacagaactgatagcaacagttaagggggagactgtaagtgcagttcctgcagggtaactgtcgcttatcaatTCTGGTCAACCAAatcagaagtccaagttaaagtcaacgaTAATGAAGAATacaagaccacatgaagaccatgcactgatcaagggggagtttgttaatgcactttgggtgaaaagtgcatgccttccaattgttagggtTTTTATTGTACATGTCTTGAAACTTAGTCCAACGTTTATCCTTGGACAAGTTGTCCAAGTTTCTGTCTAAGAATTTTGGTCAGGGGTTTGGTTTTAGTGTAGATTGGTTTGTCCGAGCTTTAgtccctagtctatatatatgtgttgtataggaTTAGGGTACATACACACACAGAAGAACAAGAAGAACCCTTGAGTGCTTGGTGCACCTCTCACAAGATTCCATTCATTCTCCATCACTGTGtgtattctagagagagagggagactatgtgttagtgagagaaagctagggtttagatctttgtgatctaaatccagcttgtagatgatgtatactcctttggtttatGTAATCTAtgatgactgattcatcaataaagagattcatcttctacatatttctatcttgttcatattttgttcttcatgtcttgaaatcaagtgcaatgtttgatgttcgtcatcgatccggtgctttcacagagtgcgatctcgcaattacatttgtt from Helianthus annuus cultivar XRQ/B chromosome 10, HanXRQr2.0-SUNRISE, whole genome shotgun sequence harbors:
- the LOC110885558 gene encoding 11 kDa late embryogenesis abundant protein gives rise to the protein MQSGKNAAASAKETAANVAASAKAGMEKTKASLQEKGEKMTAHDPMQKEMAREKKEERKHEAEYEKQAAKEHNAAQKQTTGIGTGTHSYTTTNVTGHRTGTGGI